Proteins encoded within one genomic window of Pygocentrus nattereri isolate fPygNat1 chromosome 11, fPygNat1.pri, whole genome shotgun sequence:
- the si:ch211-277c7.7 gene encoding uncharacterized protein si:ch211-277c7.7, with the protein MSAKGRCFHGPRLGSQSSHRTEIKKAKLDRKSRRRVGTLKISTALFRLAGRKTSAVSRKTALADSVKSGGRAKRRSGTARGRNLDKKTQRSGDAASVPEPGTSSSAQDVFSFPSGGVRKKSADFEVKQSVLKTVSRMLEENRAIRQRWLTLSQMTQKA; encoded by the exons ATGTCTGCCAAAGGCAGGTGTTTTCATGGACCACGCCTGGGCTCGCAGTCGTCCCACAGAACGGAAATAAAGAAGGCGAAGCTTGACAGAAAGTCACGGAGGAGAGTCGGAACGCTGAAGATTAGCACAGCTCTCTTTCGCTTAGCAGGCAGAAAAACTTCAGCTGTTTCGAGAAAGACGGCGCTGGCGGACAGTGTGAAGTCCGGAGGAAGAGCTAAACGGAGAAGCGGTACCGCCCGTGGACGAAACCTCGACAAGAAGACGCAGCGGAGCGGGGACGCCGCCTCTGTCCCCGAGCCAG GGACTTCCTCCAGTGCCCAAGATGTCTTCAGCTTTCCATCAGGAGGTGTAAGAAAGAAAAGCGCA GACTTTGAAGTGAAGCAGAGTGTGTTGAAGACGGTTTCCAGGATGCTGGAGGAGAACAGGGCGATCAGGCAGCGGTGGCTCACCTTGAGTCAGATGACTCAGAAGGCATAA